The region TTAAGCTTTCGTGATGGAATCCATAACAATCGTTACAGGTCCGTCGTTGATTAATGAAACTTTCATGTCTGCTCCGAAAATTCCGCTTTCAGTTTTGAGCCCGGATTTTGAAATCTGTTCTTTAAAATATTCAAAAAGAGGAATCGCTTTGTCCGGTTTTGCCGCTTTAATGAAAGAAGGGCGGTTTCCCTTTTTGTAATCGGAAATTAAGGTAAACTGGCTTATACATAAAATTTCACCTTTGATATCCTGAACAGAAAGATTGAGTTTGTCATCTTCATCCCCGAAAATTCTGAGATTTAAAATTTTCTGAACGATCCAGTCTGCATCTGTTCTTTCATCATTTTCATCAATTCCTACCAACAGCATTAATCCCTTTCCAATTTCACCCACAACTTTTCCGTCTACTTTTACACTGGATTCGGAAACTCTCTGTATAACCACTTTCATATTAATAATAAATATTTAAAATATTCGATGAAGCATCATAGTTATAGGTATAGGTTTTTGGAGGAAGTCCTGTAACCTGATTGGCAGGTTGCCCGGTAAGAAGAATCCATTTGGCATTGTCTTTAGGGCAAATAATGCTGATATCATCCTTTACCTCAAGAGTGGTGTTAGTATCTGGACAAAGATGAGGTGCATTTCTGTCGTATATTTTGAAAGAAGAACCGGATGTTCTTACAGCAATTAATCCTCTGGTTCCGGATTGCTGTTCGTTGATGTAAATCCATCCTCCGGTGTTATTAAGATTGTAGTAGGCCGGAAGATTCAAATTTAATGTCACGTTAATAGGGCTGCTTGGAAAACAGTTGACTGTGTCCTGTGTTCTTCCGCAGGAGTTGATAGTTAAAATACTGAAAATCAGGGTTGTTAAAATAAATACGATTGAAAAACTTTTTTTCATTTCAATTTAAATTTTTATATATTTGTAAAAATTAAACGATTATTACACGAAAACATTGTCCGGCAAATGTCGGATTATTTTTTTATACTAAAACTAAATTTTGAAAATTATGGCAAGCTATGTTACAAAGGAGGGATTAGACAAAATGAAAGCTGAGCTAGAACAGTTGGAAACTATTGAAAGACCTAAAATTACCCAGCAGATTGCAGAAGCTAGAGACAAAGGAGATTTGTCTGAAAATGCTGAATACGATGCCGCTAAAGAAGCGCAGGGTATGCTTGAAATGAGGATTTCTAAATTAAAAGATGTTATTTCTACTTCTAAAATTATAGATGAAAGCCAATTAGATACTTCTAAAGTTTCAATTTTGACAACAGTGAGACTTAAAAATAATGGCACAAAACAGGAGCAGGTATTTACTTTAGTTCCGGATAACGAAAGTGATCTGAAGGCAGGGAAAATTTCTGTCAATACACCTATTGCTAAAGGACTATTAGGAAAAGTAGTGGGAGAAACGGCTGAAATTACTTTACCAAACGGAAACAAACTGTCTTTCGAAGTATTGGAAATCACTCTGTAAGAAAAATCCTTAGAAATTATGAGCACAATATTCACTAAAATAATTAACGGCGAAATACCGGCTTATAAAATTGCTGAAGATGAAAACTTTGTTGCATTTTTAGATGCAATGCCTTTGGTAAAAGGACATACTTTGGTAGTTCCTAAAAAAGAAGTCGATCTGATTTTTGATCTGGATAGCGAAGACTATAAAAACCTTTGGGGATTTGCTCAGGAAGTCGCTAAGAAAGTTAAAAATGCAATTCCTTGTATAAGAGTGGGAGTTGCAGTGGTAGGACTGGAAGTTCCACATGCTCATATTCATTTGATTCCTTTAAACAAAATGGAAGATATGAATTTCAGAAATGAAAGATTAAAATTATCTGTAGAAGAATATACAGAAATTCAACATTCAATTATTAATTCTTAATCCATAAATGAGATCGTAAAAAAGCAATTTTTTACGATTTTCTTTAATAATATATATTTATATAAAATGAACTCAAATCAATGTTCATTCTGCGGAAGAAAAAGAAATGAAGTACAGATGCTGATTTCCGGGCAGAATGGTTTTATTTGTGAAAACTGTATCGAACAAGCGCATTCAATTGTAAAAGACAGTGCTTCAAAAACAGGATATTCGCCTGCAGAAAGTATCGATGAATTGAAAAAGCCAAAAGAAATTAAAGGTTTTTTAGATCAGTATGTAATCGGTCAGGACCAGGCCAAAAAACAGCTTTCCATAGCAGTATACAATCATTATAAAAGATTGCTTCACGCCAAAGATGAAAACAGAGAAGTGGAGCTGGAGAAATCAAACATCATTATGATTGGCGAAACCGGAACCGGAAAAACATTGTTGGCCAAAACAATTGCCCGTGAGCTGAATGTTCCGTTTTGCATTGTGGATGCAACGATTCTTACTGAAGCTGGATACGTTGGAGAAGATGTAGAAAGTATTCTGTCAAGGCTTTTGATGGTGGCAGATTATGATGTTGAAAAAGCAGAAAAAGGAATTGTATTTATTGATGAAATAGATAAAATCGCCAGAAAATCTGATAATCCGAGCATCACAAGAGATGTTTCCGGGGAAGGTGTACAGCAGGGTTTACTTAAATTACTGGAAGGAAGTATCGTCAATGTTCCGCCACAGGGAGGAAGAAAACATCCTGATCAGAAATACATCCAGGTAAATACCCAGAATATTTTATTCATTGCTGGAGGAGCTTTCGACGGAATTAAAGAAATTATCGAGCGAAGAATGAACAAGCAGGCGATTGGCTTCAGCTCGGAAAAAATAAATAAAGTAGACGAAAATGAGTATGTATTAAGAAATATCAATGCAATAGATTTAAGATCTTTTGGATTGATTCCTGAGCTTTTGGGAAGGTTTCCTATTATTACTTATCTGGAAAAGCTTACCAAAGAAACAATGGTGAGAATCATGCAGGAACCTAAGAATTCTATTGTAAACCAGTTTGTTGAACTATTTAAAATGGATGGCATTCAACTTACCTTTACCGATGAGGCTGTAGAAAAAATTGTGGAAGAAACAATGGAAAAAGGATTGGGTGCAAGAGGTTTAAGAGGGACTACTGAAAAAGTGCTTGAGGACTATATGTTTGAAATAGGCGAGCAAAAGGAAATCATATTAACTGCGGATAATATTTTGGTAACTAAATGATTTTTATAGTTTTTTGTTAAAAAAAATTATATATTTGCATAGAGTATTTTATTATATTAACACATAAAAATAATATACAATGAAAAAAAATTTATTAACTATAGCACTTTTGGCTACGATGTGTTCTGTTCAGGCGCAGCTACTACATGTCGACAATACAGCCAATGTTTACGTAAGTCAAGGTACCTTGGTTTATAGTGGAGGTGGAGTACAAACGAAAGGAACTGGAACCGTTGAAAACCACGGAAACTTTATGATTCAAGGAGCATCAACTGATGTTTTCAGAAATCTAGACGCATCAGGTACTGAAATTATTACAGGAAATACGGGAGGTTCTTTCGTTAATAAACTTAATCAGCCGGCTAATTTTACATTGCGTAACACTGCTGTTCAAGGAGATCAGACTGTTCCTCTTACGACTCTGAACTACACTTATGGTCAGCTTTATATTTCCGGTATTCCACAAAATAAAATTACAGGTGTTGTAAATCAAGAGTTTAGATCTGTGAATCACGGCGCGTATCAACAAATTGGACTTCCTTTTTGGGGAAAAGATTTTTCTACGCTGTCTGAATTAGGAAAAACATTTAATACAACAAGATGGAGCCAAAATGAGGCTCTTGTTTGGAATAATGCTTTAACAGTATTTGATAATTTACCTTCAGCAACTTTAGGAACTACAGCCCGACCGGCTTATTCATATTATATCTTAGGTGGAGGAGGTACAGGTTCTGCATGGGCTAACAATGGTCTGGCAACTACTAGAACAGTAATCGGACAGCCTGTATCTGACCTGGATAACTTCCAAGTAACTTTATCAGGAGCTGGTTCTACAGTAAATTACGGGGCAGGAGGAAGTGCTATCAATGGTTATAACGAAAAGTATAATACTTATTTGGGCGATTATTTTGCCTATTCAAGAAATAATATTTGGGATGGTACAGATTTCGGGAAAAATCTTTATTTCTTCAGTAATCCTTACCTAACTAATCTGGATTTAAATAATCTTATAACTCCAGGGGATCCTGATTTTATAACTAATTTGTACGGAATAAGATTTGAGCCAACAGCTGGCGGAACAACTTATGTAGCCGGATCCGGCGGGAGTGCAATCAGCTTTAAATTTGTTACCAGATCAGGTAACGTTTGGGTAGGTGATACGGAGTATTTAAATGTAAGACCTTTTGGTTCTTTCGTAATTAAATTGAATAATAATACGGCTAGTCCGGCTCCAACTTTAAATTTTGCAAACCTTAGAAGATTTAATTATAATTCTAGAGCTACAACAACACCTTATTCACCTACGGCAAATAAGAACGGGACGAATAATACTACAGGAAGTGTTAAGCAATTAGCGGTGATTGGATTGGATTCTAATGGAAAAGAGTTAGCGAGAACTTATTATGTAGTATCTCCTTCTTCTATTAATGGACACTCTGTTAATGCAACTTCTCAAGTTGGTAATAGTAATACTTATGATTTAGGTACATACGAAGAAGATGCAGTAAATGGAGGATACGATCCAAATTATCAAAACAGCTATTGGTTATATATTAATGAAGCTAATGATAGTTTTGTAGGGAAAAATATTAAGATGGTAAGATATACTTCTAATATATCTTCATTTCAATTTTTTATAAAAGAAAATGGAAGTGCACCTGCTAACGGCGTACATGATTTATCTACTGGTATTGGTTTCTATTTTAAAGGACCGAATGGTGTTTTGCAGCCAATTAGTCAAGGTCAGACTATAGCTGCAACCGGTAATGCAGAACAAGAATATGACTTATATTACGGTCTGCCGTCTTCTGTATTGGGCTCTTCCGATATAGTAAAGACACCTTCAAGAACTGTTGTTGCCTATAATCCTGCAATTGATGATTACATTGTGAAATTCGATCCTAAATGGAAAAAAGCTGCAATTCAGGTATTTGATATGAGTGGGAAATTAGTAGTTTCTGACAAAAATGTTGATGCTACATCTGATTATACAATTAGATTACAGAAAAAGTTAAAAACTGTTTATGTGGTTAAAATTGTTTCAGATAAAGGAGAAACAGTACAAACTAAAATTGAAAGATAACTATAATTAACCTTCTTAAATTTGCAAAATGAAAAAAAGTATATTACGTTTACTAAGTTTTACATATTTGTTATTTAGTGGATTATTGTTCGCTGAAAATGAAGTGCCTGCTCCACCTACAGCTAGACCGGGAGGAAGCGGAGGTGATACTGGAACTCCTGGAGCCCAAGCATCTCCAATTGATATGTATATTTGTCTCCTGGCAATAGTTGCAATTCTGACAATTGTTTACTTTGCTAAGAAATACAAAAGCCAAAAAATATAAAAATTTTATTAAAATAATAATAAACTCTCTGATTAGTCGGGGAGTTTTTTTATTTTTACGTCATGAAAAAGATACTTTTATTGTCTGGGATGATGACTGCATTATCCATCCACGCTCAGTTTTCAGTGACTATTCAAGCACCGGAAGGATTCAAAGAACAAGATGCCATTTTATACACGCTTAACGGATCCAAAGACATTATTGTTACAAAAGGACAGAAGAAAAATAATGTGTGGACATTTAAGTATCCTAAAGCCTATTCTGGAATGATGAAGGCTTATTTTCCTAATACCAATAATTCAGTTAGTTTTATTTCTGAAAACAAGAATGTCAGCTTAAAACTTGATGCAGATGGTGCTAAAGTAAAAGATATCGTTTATCTTGATGATGCCAATATTTTAATGAGCAGTATTCAGGAGTTATCCCAGAAGAAGGAAGTCATACTTCCTGCATTATCCCAAATAAAAGAATATTATAAAGATAATACTGAGTTTGGAAAAGCTTTAAAAACAGAAATAGGAAGACTTGCCGGAAATGATATGGCAGATGTATCAAAGTTTCCTTTTGTAAGCTACTATAATACCAATTATAACAAATACTTATCAGCCCAAAATACTAAAAAAGCTTCTCAGGACGATATCATTAATTTTATTGATAAGTCAAGTGATATGCTTGAAACATCTTCTCTACTGAGACCTATATTAGTCGCTTATTTAAATAATGGAGGGAATACGAATGTTACAGGATCAGTAGACAAGTTATTGGATAGATTAAAAGTGGAAACTCCCCGAGGACAGACCGTTTTGTCTGAACTGATTGACATATTTGATGTATATGATATGTCTGAGTTTAAGAATAAGTATTTAACTCTTGCTAAAAATCTTAAATGTACCATTACAGACAGATTGGCTTCTACAATAAAATCAAATGCAAATGTAGAATTAGGAGCTGTTTTTCCTAATTATAAATTCCAGTCTCCGGTAAATACAGATGCAAAATCAATTCATGATGTGAAGGCTGATAGAAAGATTATTGTTTTCTGGTCATCTACATGTTCGCATTGTGAAAGTGAGCTTCCGCAACTGCTTGCAAAATATAAAGAATTACAGGCTAAAAAAGTTCAGGTTATAGGCTTGTCTTTAGATACAGATAAAGCTTCATATACGAGTAAAATAGCAGCATTTCCTTGGATCAATGATTCGGAATTGAAGGGCTGGAACAGTTCTTACTCGGATACCTATAATATTCATGCTACACCTACCTATTTTATTTTAGATGCTAACAATAAGATAATCAGTAAGCCAGAGCACGTAGGGAATGTTTTAGAATATTTTAATGCAAAATAATTTTGGAGGGAAAGAAATAATTTATATATTTGCACCACGAAAAAGGCGAGGTAGCTCAGTTGGTTAGAGCGCAGGATTCATAACCCTGAGGTCACGGGTTCAATTCCCGTCTTCGCTACAAAAAGTACTTTCGGTAGGTACTCAAAAATACACCGCGGGATGGAGCAGTAGGTAGCTCGTCGGGCTCATAACCCGAAGGTCATCGGTTCGAGTCCGGTTCCCGCTACTAAAATCGCAATTAGAAATAATTGCGATTTTTTTATGCATATATTCTTTTGATAAATTATTTAGTCATAGGTATTTTTTCTTTTCTGAAAATAGAGTGAAGTTTAAGTTAAACTAAATGATAAGTATTTTAGTTACTTTGAAAAGAAAATCTTATCATTTTGGTAAAATAAATAAGTATCTTCGTGGTGAATTATTCTCAATTCTAAAAAAACCTTAAAATAAATTCAATAAATCTTAAAGTTTTCATAAAACTTGATAAAAAAGGAAAATAAGTTTTTTATTTATAAATATTGTTGTATTTTTACAACGCCTTGAATGAGGGAACAAGTCAAGGTAATAAATTTTTTTTCATCATTTGTGTTTTTAGAATCGTATCGCCTGATACGATTCTTTTTTTATATCTATTCTTTTTCGTAATTCAATAGTAGATCGATAAAATAAGAATAAGTGACAGACCCTTCCTGCTGGTTGCTTTTTAGAAACAGGTTATTGGTAAAGCCGAAGAAATTGTCCAACCAGCTTTGATGTTCCAGCATGAATGCCTTTTCAAATGCTCTGTCTCTCTTCATACCTTCTGAATAGTTTTTTTGTATTGATTTTACAAAATCGGGGTCTTCTTCTACGATACATCTTAAAAGGCTTTTTAAGGTGAAGTATTCGGTGCTGTAGCGTAGTTCCGGATTGGTAGATTCAATACCTATTAAATAGCCTATAAAATTGGCTTCCTGTTCCCTGGCAAAGCCTAATTGATGAGAGCTTTCATGAGCAGAGGTGAAAGGGATTAAAGTGGCCGGAAGTTGTGAGTTGTATTGAGCTTCTGCCGTGAAAGGATTGTAATACCCTAATATCCCCGTAAAACTCATTACGTTTTTGAATAAGCTAGGTTTAAATGAATTGGCGAGAGAAACTCTTTTATCAGAAATGTACTGAGGAATGGCCTTTTGTCTTAACAGGATTTCTGTTTGGATACCATTTAGATTGGAAATGATAAAGACTCCGTTCTTATCTTCTTGTACCATTTTTCTGCTCATCTTACATTTTTCAAGGTATTTTAAAGCCAGTATTTTTGCTTTAATAATATCAGGCTCTTTTTGACTTGAAAGCTTGTGAAGAATTGGGGTTTGAAAATATAACATTCCCCAAAATATCTGGTAACAGAAATAAAGGATATTAATGATCAAAAGAAATCTAATGATCGTCTTATTTCTATCTTTTTTTTTAAAAAGTTT is a window of Candidatus Chryseobacterium colombiense DNA encoding:
- the dtd gene encoding D-aminoacyl-tRNA deacylase, translated to MKVVIQRVSESSVKVDGKVVGEIGKGLMLLVGIDENDERTDADWIVQKILNLRIFGDEDDKLNLSVQDIKGEILCISQFTLISDYKKGNRPSFIKAAKPDKAIPLFEYFKEQISKSGLKTESGIFGADMKVSLINDGPVTIVMDSITKA
- the greA gene encoding transcription elongation factor GreA; this encodes MASYVTKEGLDKMKAELEQLETIERPKITQQIAEARDKGDLSENAEYDAAKEAQGMLEMRISKLKDVISTSKIIDESQLDTSKVSILTTVRLKNNGTKQEQVFTLVPDNESDLKAGKISVNTPIAKGLLGKVVGETAEITLPNGNKLSFEVLEITL
- a CDS encoding HIT family protein, which produces MSTIFTKIINGEIPAYKIAEDENFVAFLDAMPLVKGHTLVVPKKEVDLIFDLDSEDYKNLWGFAQEVAKKVKNAIPCIRVGVAVVGLEVPHAHIHLIPLNKMEDMNFRNERLKLSVEEYTEIQHSIINS
- the clpX gene encoding ATP-dependent Clp protease ATP-binding subunit ClpX yields the protein MNSNQCSFCGRKRNEVQMLISGQNGFICENCIEQAHSIVKDSASKTGYSPAESIDELKKPKEIKGFLDQYVIGQDQAKKQLSIAVYNHYKRLLHAKDENREVELEKSNIIMIGETGTGKTLLAKTIARELNVPFCIVDATILTEAGYVGEDVESILSRLLMVADYDVEKAEKGIVFIDEIDKIARKSDNPSITRDVSGEGVQQGLLKLLEGSIVNVPPQGGRKHPDQKYIQVNTQNILFIAGGAFDGIKEIIERRMNKQAIGFSSEKINKVDENEYVLRNINAIDLRSFGLIPELLGRFPIITYLEKLTKETMVRIMQEPKNSIVNQFVELFKMDGIQLTFTDEAVEKIVEETMEKGLGARGLRGTTEKVLEDYMFEIGEQKEIILTADNILVTK
- a CDS encoding T9SS type A sorting domain-containing protein, with product MKKNLLTIALLATMCSVQAQLLHVDNTANVYVSQGTLVYSGGGVQTKGTGTVENHGNFMIQGASTDVFRNLDASGTEIITGNTGGSFVNKLNQPANFTLRNTAVQGDQTVPLTTLNYTYGQLYISGIPQNKITGVVNQEFRSVNHGAYQQIGLPFWGKDFSTLSELGKTFNTTRWSQNEALVWNNALTVFDNLPSATLGTTARPAYSYYILGGGGTGSAWANNGLATTRTVIGQPVSDLDNFQVTLSGAGSTVNYGAGGSAINGYNEKYNTYLGDYFAYSRNNIWDGTDFGKNLYFFSNPYLTNLDLNNLITPGDPDFITNLYGIRFEPTAGGTTYVAGSGGSAISFKFVTRSGNVWVGDTEYLNVRPFGSFVIKLNNNTASPAPTLNFANLRRFNYNSRATTTPYSPTANKNGTNNTTGSVKQLAVIGLDSNGKELARTYYVVSPSSINGHSVNATSQVGNSNTYDLGTYEEDAVNGGYDPNYQNSYWLYINEANDSFVGKNIKMVRYTSNISSFQFFIKENGSAPANGVHDLSTGIGFYFKGPNGVLQPISQGQTIAATGNAEQEYDLYYGLPSSVLGSSDIVKTPSRTVVAYNPAIDDYIVKFDPKWKKAAIQVFDMSGKLVVSDKNVDATSDYTIRLQKKLKTVYVVKIVSDKGETVQTKIER
- a CDS encoding signal peptidase → MKKSILRLLSFTYLLFSGLLFAENEVPAPPTARPGGSGGDTGTPGAQASPIDMYICLLAIVAILTIVYFAKKYKSQKI
- a CDS encoding TlpA disulfide reductase family protein: MKKILLLSGMMTALSIHAQFSVTIQAPEGFKEQDAILYTLNGSKDIIVTKGQKKNNVWTFKYPKAYSGMMKAYFPNTNNSVSFISENKNVSLKLDADGAKVKDIVYLDDANILMSSIQELSQKKEVILPALSQIKEYYKDNTEFGKALKTEIGRLAGNDMADVSKFPFVSYYNTNYNKYLSAQNTKKASQDDIINFIDKSSDMLETSSLLRPILVAYLNNGGNTNVTGSVDKLLDRLKVETPRGQTVLSELIDIFDVYDMSEFKNKYLTLAKNLKCTITDRLASTIKSNANVELGAVFPNYKFQSPVNTDAKSIHDVKADRKIIVFWSSTCSHCESELPQLLAKYKELQAKKVQVIGLSLDTDKASYTSKIAAFPWINDSELKGWNSSYSDTYNIHATPTYFILDANNKIISKPEHVGNVLEYFNAK
- a CDS encoding DUF3810 domain-containing protein, whose protein sequence is MISFFESLFEIQKKIHQLFFSWIPFSTGDVLYIVLGIFILYSFIKLFKKKDRNKTIIRFLLIINILYFCYQIFWGMLYFQTPILHKLSSQKEPDIIKAKILALKYLEKCKMSRKMVQEDKNGVFIISNLNGIQTEILLRQKAIPQYISDKRVSLANSFKPSLFKNVMSFTGILGYYNPFTAEAQYNSQLPATLIPFTSAHESSHQLGFAREQEANFIGYLIGIESTNPELRYSTEYFTLKSLLRCIVEEDPDFVKSIQKNYSEGMKRDRAFEKAFMLEHQSWLDNFFGFTNNLFLKSNQQEGSVTYSYFIDLLLNYEKE